A part of Prolixibacteraceae bacterium genomic DNA contains:
- a CDS encoding alpha-L-fucosidase — protein sequence MKKKVQLLLFFCLVVFSSVTAQETQQFSENPSWDELKSRPYPQWFKDAKLGIFIHWGLYSVPSMASKEGYAEWYLRGVQLQDSARLDFQHRIYGDDFTYRDFKTLFKAELWDPNQWAHLFKASGAKYVLFVAKHHDGYCLWDSEYAPGWNSVETGPHRDLVGDLTKAVRKEGLEMGLYYSLPEWNNELHKWDTDDPRKIGPYVDQHMIPQFKELISRYKPTVLFTDGEWWNSAEEWHARQLIGWYYNTVGNKAITNNRWGSGSDIGFLTPEYSSGIVSKDRPWSECRGLGRSFGLNRNETLDAYMTPEELIHFFVKAVANGGGITLNVGPKADGQIPLLQQERLIQLGDWIGVNQEAIYSSYAWNQKTHEERPVIEELVDSVVSFNWVRNRPIENIKEDDFTVTWEGYISPNQNGEYLFDLKADDGAKLWIDDRLIVDNSEESKQTADGNVMTNNEATNKFNRIFLNEGTRYKIKIDYFEKKRNASVSLKWKDVTEVSSELIVVPNDVLFVDETTNQHGLRAKYQSMEDYMVYTVNNNSLYAILLEWPGDVVRIPIDKPLRNTKITLLGEDRPLKWRYRKGAVEVDLSSFGPDDLPCRYGWTLKIENYLEK from the coding sequence ATGAAAAAGAAAGTACAATTATTATTATTTTTTTGTCTTGTAGTTTTTAGTTCTGTGACTGCTCAAGAGACGCAACAATTTTCAGAAAATCCTAGTTGGGATGAATTGAAATCTCGACCTTATCCACAATGGTTTAAAGATGCAAAGCTGGGTATTTTTATTCACTGGGGACTCTATTCCGTTCCTTCAATGGCAAGTAAAGAGGGGTATGCTGAATGGTATTTGAGAGGAGTGCAACTTCAAGATTCTGCGAGATTGGATTTTCAGCACCGTATCTACGGAGATGATTTTACATATAGAGATTTTAAAACCCTATTTAAGGCAGAACTTTGGGATCCCAATCAGTGGGCTCATCTATTTAAGGCTTCTGGTGCTAAGTATGTTCTTTTTGTAGCAAAGCATCATGATGGCTATTGTTTATGGGATAGTGAATATGCTCCAGGATGGAATAGTGTAGAGACTGGGCCACATCGTGATTTAGTGGGAGATCTAACAAAAGCTGTTCGTAAGGAGGGGCTCGAAATGGGGCTCTATTACAGTCTTCCAGAGTGGAATAATGAGTTGCATAAATGGGACACTGATGATCCTCGAAAGATTGGACCATATGTGGATCAACATATGATTCCTCAATTTAAGGAGTTGATCTCAAGATATAAGCCTACAGTTCTGTTTACTGATGGAGAGTGGTGGAATTCTGCAGAAGAGTGGCATGCTAGGCAATTAATTGGGTGGTATTATAATACTGTAGGTAATAAGGCAATTACAAATAATAGATGGGGGAGTGGCTCGGATATTGGGTTTCTAACTCCAGAGTATAGTTCGGGTATTGTTTCAAAAGATCGTCCTTGGAGTGAGTGTCGAGGTTTAGGACGATCTTTTGGTTTAAATAGAAATGAGACCTTAGATGCTTATATGACACCTGAAGAGTTGATTCATTTCTTTGTGAAGGCTGTAGCTAATGGAGGTGGAATAACTTTAAATGTCGGTCCAAAGGCTGATGGGCAGATTCCTCTTCTTCAACAAGAACGTCTAATTCAATTGGGGGATTGGATTGGAGTGAATCAAGAAGCTATTTATAGTTCATATGCATGGAATCAGAAAACACATGAAGAGAGACCTGTGATTGAAGAATTAGTGGATTCCGTTGTGAGTTTTAATTGGGTAAGAAATAGGCCTATTGAAAATATCAAGGAAGATGATTTTACAGTTACATGGGAAGGATATATTTCGCCAAATCAGAATGGTGAATATCTTTTTGATTTAAAGGCGGATGATGGGGCTAAATTATGGATTGATGATCGTTTGATTGTTGATAATTCGGAAGAGTCAAAGCAAACTGCTGATGGAAATGTTATGACTAATAATGAGGCTACCAATAAATTCAATCGGATATTTTTGAATGAAGGTACAAGGTATAAGATTAAGATTGATTATTTTGAGAAAAAAAGGAATGCTTCTGTTTCATTAAAATGGAAGGATGTCACTGAAGTTTCATCAGAACTAATTGTTGTTCCAAATGATGTGCTATTTGTTGATGAAACAACGAATCAACATGGTTTAAGGGCTAAGTATCAGTCTATGGAGGATTATATGGTTTATACAGTGAATAATAATTCATTATATGCAATTTTGCTTGAATGGCCAGGAGATGTTGTTCGTATTCCAATAGATAAGCCTTTAAGAAATACTAAGATAACACTATTGGGTGAGGATAGACCATTGAAATGGAGATATCGAAAAGGGGCAGTTGAGGTTGATTTGTCATCATTTGGTCCAGATGATCTGCCTTGTCGTTATGGTTGGACTTTAAAAATTGAAAACTATTTAGAGAAGTAG
- a CDS encoding GMP reductase has protein sequence MRIENELKLGFKDVMFRPKRSTLKSRSQVSLERTFKSMHAGVEIKGVPVMAANMDTVGTFETALALFEHQLFVAIHKHYTIEQWNEFLKNAPKGIENHIAVSTGTGAQDALKVKDILTANPQLKFICIDVANGYSEHFVSFVKNMRLQHPDKVIIAGNVVTGEMVEELLLAGADMIKVGIGPGSVCTTRVKTGVGYPQLSAIIECSDAAHGLGGLIIADGGCAIPGDVAKAFGAGADFVMLGGMLAGHDESGGETVEVNGKKFKKFYGMSSSTAMEKHAGGVAEYRASEGKTVEVPYRGAIKTTVLDILGGIRSTCTYVGAAKLKELSKRTTFIRVSEQENRVYTK, from the coding sequence ATGAGAATCGAGAACGAACTTAAGTTAGGTTTCAAAGATGTAATGTTTAGACCCAAACGATCGACTCTAAAGAGTAGATCTCAAGTGTCTCTCGAGCGAACGTTCAAATCAATGCATGCAGGTGTTGAAATCAAAGGAGTTCCTGTAATGGCTGCCAATATGGATACTGTCGGGACTTTTGAAACTGCCCTTGCATTATTTGAACATCAACTTTTTGTTGCAATCCACAAGCACTATACAATTGAACAGTGGAACGAATTTCTTAAAAATGCTCCTAAAGGTATTGAGAATCATATTGCAGTCAGTACTGGAACTGGAGCTCAGGATGCACTTAAGGTTAAAGATATCCTTACTGCAAATCCTCAATTAAAATTCATATGTATTGATGTGGCCAATGGCTACTCAGAACATTTTGTCTCTTTTGTTAAAAATATGAGACTACAACATCCTGACAAAGTTATTATCGCAGGAAATGTTGTCACTGGCGAGATGGTTGAAGAGCTACTACTTGCTGGAGCGGATATGATTAAAGTCGGTATTGGCCCAGGATCCGTATGTACAACAAGAGTTAAAACAGGTGTAGGTTACCCTCAACTTTCAGCAATTATTGAATGTTCTGATGCAGCACACGGTCTTGGTGGATTAATCATTGCTGACGGAGGATGTGCTATTCCTGGAGATGTTGCAAAAGCATTTGGTGCTGGTGCTGATTTTGTTATGCTTGGTGGAATGCTAGCTGGTCATGATGAAAGTGGCGGAGAAACAGTAGAAGTCAATGGGAAGAAGTTTAAGAAATTCTACGGTATGAGTTCTTCAACAGCAATGGAAAAACATGCTGGAGGTGTTGCTGAATATCGTGCTAGTGAAGGTAAAACAGTTGAAGTTCCTTATCGTGGTGCCATAAAAACAACTGTTCTTGATATCCTAGGTGGTATCAGAAGTACATGTACCTACGTCGGAGCTGCAAAATTAAAAGAGCTCTCAAAACGTACAACATTTATTCGTGTTTCGGAACAGGAAAATCGTGTCTACACAAAATAA
- a CDS encoding EamA family transporter gives MWIYYGLLAALFLGFHGICKKISVKDNKVIPVLFLTSLSGLIFISPIYFISRLQPELAQNWGLYINPIEAKDHLLIFFKSLLMTFSWILGYSALKHLPISIVSPIRAAGPFFTLLGALFIYGESPSIIQWAGFTMILISMWLYSKIGKLEGIDFRRNRWIIAIILATLFGASSGLYDKFLIQYQSYEPQTVQFWFFFYVVTLVGIVLLWMNFKQPIQVKGIQWRWSIPFVGVLLVLADFSYFHGLQNKEAMIMLLSAVKRCQIFIAVFIGGWIFKEKNKKKKLIPLLGVFIGVLMILFATTI, from the coding sequence ATGTGGATTTATTATGGTTTATTGGCCGCATTATTCCTTGGCTTTCATGGAATATGCAAGAAAATTAGTGTAAAGGATAACAAGGTTATTCCTGTTCTATTTTTAACTTCTTTATCAGGACTCATTTTTATTAGTCCTATCTATTTCATTTCAAGATTACAGCCTGAATTAGCACAAAATTGGGGATTATATATTAACCCAATTGAAGCAAAAGACCATCTTTTGATCTTTTTCAAATCTCTGTTAATGACCTTCTCATGGATATTAGGCTACAGCGCACTTAAACACCTACCTATTAGCATAGTATCACCGATACGAGCTGCAGGGCCATTCTTCACCCTATTAGGAGCACTGTTTATCTACGGGGAGAGCCCATCTATAATTCAATGGGCTGGATTCACTATGATATTAATATCTATGTGGCTCTACTCTAAAATAGGAAAGCTAGAAGGAATAGACTTTAGGCGTAATCGTTGGATCATTGCTATCATTCTAGCTACTCTGTTTGGTGCCTCGAGTGGATTATATGACAAATTTCTCATCCAATATCAATCATACGAACCACAAACCGTGCAATTCTGGTTTTTCTTCTATGTTGTAACATTAGTTGGGATTGTCTTATTATGGATGAATTTCAAACAACCAATACAGGTAAAAGGTATTCAATGGAGGTGGTCTATTCCATTTGTAGGAGTACTTCTTGTCCTTGCAGACTTCAGTTACTTTCATGGACTTCAAAACAAAGAGGCAATGATCATGCTTCTCTCTGCAGTAAAAAGATGTCAGATTTTTATTGCTGTATTCATTGGAGGGTGGATCTTCAAAGAGAAAAATAAAAAGAAGAAGCTGATACCTTTACTAGGAGTCTTTATCGGTGTACTAATGATTCTTTTTGCGACAACAATATAA